One region of Phycicoccus sp. M110.8 genomic DNA includes:
- a CDS encoding UdgX family uracil-DNA binding protein (This protein belongs to the uracil DNA glycosylase superfamily, members of which act in excision repair of DNA. However, it belongs more specifically to UdgX branch, whose founding member was found to bind uracil in DNA (where it does not belong), without cleaving it, appears to promote DNA repair by a pathway involving RecA, rather than base excision.), which yields MPRDDAGAAPWVPAHGGLPALRDALHDCRGCDLWEHATQPVPGAGAVDAPLVVVGEQPGDQEDRAGEPFVGPAGHLLDRALDEAGIAREVVYRTNAVKHFRFTTRGKRRIHESPARWQVAACGPWLLAELERVAPQVVVLLGATAGQAVHGPSLRVGAVRGMVMPWPLERLPLPEPPEAVVTTVHPSAVLRSRTREQDYTALVADLSVAAAAL from the coding sequence GTGCCGCGTGACGACGCGGGCGCAGCACCGTGGGTGCCCGCGCACGGTGGACTCCCCGCCCTGCGGGACGCCCTCCACGACTGTCGCGGCTGTGACCTCTGGGAGCACGCGACGCAACCGGTGCCGGGAGCCGGCGCGGTCGACGCGCCCCTCGTCGTCGTCGGCGAGCAGCCGGGTGATCAGGAGGACCGCGCAGGCGAGCCCTTCGTCGGCCCTGCAGGGCACCTCCTTGACCGCGCCCTCGACGAGGCGGGCATCGCCCGCGAGGTCGTCTACCGCACCAACGCGGTCAAGCACTTCCGGTTCACGACGCGCGGCAAGCGCAGGATCCACGAGTCCCCTGCGCGCTGGCAGGTTGCGGCCTGCGGGCCCTGGCTGCTCGCCGAGCTGGAGCGCGTGGCGCCGCAGGTCGTCGTCCTGCTGGGGGCGACGGCGGGACAGGCGGTGCACGGGCCCTCGCTCCGGGTGGGTGCGGTCAGGGGCATGGTGATGCCCTGGCCGCTCGAACGGCTGCCCCTCCCCGAGCCGCCGGAGGCAGTCGTGACCACCGTGCACCCCTCGGCGGTGCTCCGGTCGCGGACTCGCGAGCAGGACTACACGGCCCTCGTGGCAGACCTGTCGGTCGCCGCTGCGGCCCTGTAG
- a CDS encoding sigma-70 family RNA polymerase sigma factor — MDTTSPYPLSLPPSPDSGERSAHVRAEDLLVEMSVTRSLARRRSLETEVLALTWDLADQAARRYHGRGVDDEDLQQVARLALLKAIRRYRPGLGACFPAFAVPTITGEVKRHFRDCGWAVRPPRRLQERRVTLARQEETLRQELQREPTLAELAGRAGLSCDDVREVMAAASGYSTTSLDGSAAGGDSRVEVPDPHDPCAALEEREALRWAMRSLTEQELEVLRLRFAEDLTQSQIGHRIGVSQMQVSRLLAGILGRLRAAMTTEEAVA; from the coding sequence GTGGACACCACGTCGCCGTACCCCCTCTCCCTGCCCCCCTCACCTGACAGCGGGGAGCGCTCGGCCCACGTCCGGGCCGAGGACCTCCTCGTCGAGATGTCCGTGACCCGATCGCTCGCCCGCCGGCGCAGCCTTGAGACCGAGGTGCTGGCCCTCACCTGGGACCTCGCAGACCAGGCCGCCCGTCGGTACCACGGGCGGGGTGTCGACGACGAGGACCTCCAGCAGGTCGCCCGCCTCGCGCTGCTCAAGGCCATCCGTCGCTACCGACCCGGCCTGGGTGCCTGCTTCCCAGCCTTCGCCGTGCCCACGATCACCGGCGAGGTCAAGCGGCACTTCCGCGACTGCGGCTGGGCGGTGCGTCCACCCCGACGCCTGCAGGAGCGGCGGGTCACCCTCGCCCGGCAGGAGGAGACCCTCCGGCAGGAGCTGCAGCGTGAGCCGACGCTCGCCGAGCTCGCGGGTCGGGCCGGCCTCAGCTGTGACGACGTGCGGGAGGTCATGGCCGCCGCCAGCGGCTACAGCACCACGTCACTCGACGGCTCCGCGGCGGGAGGCGACTCACGGGTCGAGGTGCCCGACCCCCATGACCCCTGCGCCGCCCTCGAGGAGCGCGAGGCCCTGCGCTGGGCCATGCGCAGCCTGACGGAGCAGGAGCTGGAGGTGCTGCGGCTGCGGTTCGCCGAGGACCTCACCCAGTCCCAGATCGGCCACCGCATCGGCGTCAGCCAGATGCAGGTCTCGCGCCTGCTGGCGGGCATCCTGGGCCGGCTCCGTGCGGCCATGACGACAGAGGAAGCCGTTGCCTGA
- a CDS encoding nicotinamide-nucleotide amidohydrolase family protein has protein sequence MPDTTPQTEDRVLPHADERRGPAPLPVAGELPVTPPAPAGERAPQAEEVARPTADPSQRAEEVAKLASGSGRSVAVAESLTAGALSSALGAAPDSSAWFRGGVVAYASEVKHTLLQVPEGPVVSEQAAVAMAETTADLLGADVALGVTGAGGPDPQDGQPAGTVWLAVCVGQHTTTECRRFPGGPEDVVQQTVLRGLALLQQALATAAG, from the coding sequence TTGCCTGACACCACACCCCAGACGGAGGACCGGGTGCTGCCCCACGCCGACGAACGCCGGGGACCGGCACCGCTGCCGGTCGCCGGCGAGCTGCCCGTGACGCCACCTGCCCCGGCGGGAGAGCGCGCGCCGCAGGCGGAGGAAGTGGCGCGGCCGACCGCCGACCCGTCGCAGCGGGCCGAGGAGGTGGCAAAGCTGGCGTCCGGCTCGGGCCGCAGCGTCGCCGTCGCCGAGTCCCTCACCGCGGGCGCCCTCAGCAGCGCGCTCGGCGCGGCCCCGGACTCCTCGGCCTGGTTCCGCGGCGGTGTCGTCGCCTACGCCAGCGAGGTGAAGCACACGCTGTTGCAGGTGCCCGAGGGCCCCGTCGTGAGCGAGCAGGCAGCGGTCGCGATGGCGGAGACGACGGCGGACCTGCTGGGTGCGGACGTCGCGCTCGGGGTCACCGGCGCTGGTGGACCCGACCCGCAGGACGGGCAGCCGGCCGGGACCGTGTGGCTGGCGGTCTGCGTGGGGCAGCACACGACTACGGAGTGCCGGAGGTTCCCCGGGGGCCCGGAAGACGTCGTGCAGCAGACCGTGCTGCGCGGGCTGGCCCTCCTGCAGCAGGCGCTCGCCACCGCCGCGGGCTAG
- a CDS encoding GAF and ANTAR domain-containing protein, with protein MTREMGSAAAASLGAHFAEIGAVLTSATSGAIEPGRVVRFGARILPGTEHCGLTLIRAQHPPRTLAASDPLPEQVDALQYAVGEGPCLDAASEGVELTGDLEGDDRWPVFGPSCVERTGVHSMLSVRLTVTGSDLAALNFYTRDADAFGDEAVDVASVLAPFASLSVEHALRVQDSSNFEAALSSSRQIGTAIGIIMARRLVTSEEAFDLLRATSQRLNRKLREVAAQVEQTGELPEPRRTGQPASGTAAAG; from the coding sequence GTGACCAGAGAGATGGGCTCAGCAGCAGCCGCCTCGCTCGGCGCGCACTTCGCCGAGATCGGGGCGGTCCTCACCTCAGCGACCAGCGGTGCCATCGAACCGGGCAGGGTGGTGCGCTTCGGTGCACGCATACTTCCGGGCACCGAGCACTGCGGGCTCACCCTCATCCGCGCCCAGCACCCGCCGCGCACGTTGGCAGCCAGCGACCCGCTGCCCGAGCAGGTGGACGCCCTGCAGTACGCCGTGGGCGAGGGACCCTGCCTGGACGCCGCCAGCGAGGGCGTCGAGCTCACCGGGGACCTCGAGGGCGACGACCGATGGCCGGTGTTCGGGCCCAGCTGCGTGGAGCGCACCGGCGTGCACAGCATGCTCTCCGTCCGGCTCACGGTCACGGGCAGCGACCTCGCGGCGCTCAACTTCTACACCCGGGACGCGGACGCCTTCGGCGACGAGGCGGTGGACGTCGCCTCCGTACTGGCCCCCTTCGCCTCCCTGTCGGTCGAGCACGCGCTGCGCGTCCAGGACTCCTCGAACTTCGAGGCAGCCCTGTCGAGCAGCCGCCAGATCGGCACAGCGATCGGCATCATCATGGCCCGTCGGCTGGTCACGTCCGAGGAGGCCTTCGACCTGCTGCGGGCCACCAGCCAACGCCTCAACCGCAAGCTGCGCGAGGTGGCCGCCCAGGTCGAGCAGACCGGTGAGCTGCCCGAGCCGCGTCGGACCGGGCAGCCCGCGTCCGGGACCGCGGCCGCCGGCTGA
- a CDS encoding GAF and ANTAR domain-containing protein yields the protein MSLPFPPDATRAFRAVAERVYRGDDSAAVLDEIVALVARTVPGADHVSLASLRPDESLVTRAANDDVARLMDRLETEAGEGPCLDSIEQDSVQRDPDIAGRSTWPRLAELVLDRTPVRGMLGYQLLTEGRSRSALNLFSDEVGVFTEAVADQAALLAGFASVALTAVERRENADALRDRLDEERELGRAVGLIMAAHRVSEHEAVRRLASASHEANSRLEDA from the coding sequence ATGTCCCTCCCCTTCCCACCCGACGCCACCCGCGCCTTCCGGGCCGTGGCGGAACGGGTCTACCGCGGCGACGACTCCGCCGCCGTGCTCGACGAGATCGTCGCGCTGGTCGCCCGCACCGTGCCGGGAGCCGACCACGTGAGCCTGGCCAGCCTGCGGCCCGATGAGTCCCTCGTGACGCGGGCGGCGAACGACGACGTCGCCCGGCTCATGGACCGCCTCGAGACCGAGGCGGGCGAGGGTCCGTGCCTGGACAGCATCGAGCAGGACTCGGTGCAGCGGGACCCCGACATCGCCGGCCGCAGCACCTGGCCACGACTCGCCGAGCTCGTGCTCGACCGGACGCCGGTGCGCGGCATGCTGGGGTACCAGCTGCTCACCGAGGGCCGCAGCCGGTCCGCGCTCAACCTGTTCAGTGACGAGGTGGGCGTGTTCACCGAGGCCGTCGCCGACCAGGCCGCCCTGCTCGCCGGGTTCGCCTCGGTGGCCCTGACCGCGGTGGAGCGGCGCGAGAACGCCGACGCGCTGCGCGACCGGCTCGACGAGGAGCGCGAGCTCGGGCGTGCCGTCGGCCTCATCATGGCGGCGCACCGTGTCTCGGAGCACGAGGCGGTGCGGCGGTTGGCATCCGCGTCTCACGAAGCGAACAGCCGTCTCGAGGACGCCTGA
- a CDS encoding ABC transporter substrate-binding protein, with amino-acid sequence MTVRRTTTALVLVSALATGACAGVGSKGNDSGGSSGGAAEGKPSGSLNIMGFGGEDEVAQARITAFQQAYPQVKVTHNKGDFDAQQFLTALSSGNPPDLVYMDRNLIGTYAAKGVVEPLTDCVKQQSIDTSQYRPAAMRSVTYKNTVYGIPEFYIVQVNLVDAKSLQQAGVDPSAIQTKDWGALEKTATQLYKHSGNKIQRVGYDPKLPDSFPLWALINGAQLVKEDGSPNLDDPKAVEALDYGVKLVKDQGGWTSFKAFRDSFDIFGDTNPLTKGTITAFPMENWYVNVLRDSIPAGLKLAATQITDRSGNPVSTLGGSTWAIPKGAKNPTAACAWMKTMTSTETWMKAADARIAKVQKDKSFFTGLFTANTKADEQIRAKYLKAAPDPGFDQAIKEFYATLDKASALNPSPAGAEIDAAWKSAVARALGGQPAQQALGQAQKEAQAAFDKASRG; translated from the coding sequence ATGACGGTTCGACGGACGACCACGGCCCTGGTGCTGGTCTCGGCCCTGGCCACCGGTGCCTGTGCCGGGGTCGGCTCGAAGGGCAACGACTCCGGCGGGAGCTCGGGCGGCGCCGCCGAAGGCAAGCCCTCGGGGAGCCTGAACATCATGGGGTTCGGCGGGGAGGACGAGGTGGCGCAGGCGCGCATCACCGCCTTCCAGCAGGCGTACCCCCAGGTGAAGGTGACCCACAACAAGGGCGACTTCGACGCCCAGCAGTTCCTCACGGCGCTGTCGAGCGGCAACCCGCCCGACCTCGTCTACATGGACCGCAACCTGATCGGCACGTATGCCGCGAAGGGCGTCGTCGAGCCGCTCACCGACTGCGTCAAGCAGCAGTCGATCGACACGAGCCAGTACCGCCCGGCGGCCATGCGGTCGGTGACGTACAAGAACACCGTCTACGGCATCCCGGAGTTCTACATCGTCCAGGTCAACCTCGTCGACGCGAAGTCGCTGCAGCAGGCCGGCGTGGACCCCTCCGCGATCCAGACCAAGGACTGGGGGGCGCTGGAGAAGACCGCGACGCAGCTCTACAAGCACTCGGGCAACAAGATCCAGCGGGTCGGTTACGACCCCAAGCTCCCCGACTCGTTCCCGCTGTGGGCGCTCATCAACGGCGCCCAGCTGGTCAAGGAGGACGGCTCGCCGAACCTCGACGACCCCAAGGCCGTCGAGGCGCTCGACTACGGCGTGAAGCTGGTCAAGGACCAGGGTGGCTGGACGAGCTTCAAGGCGTTCCGCGACTCCTTCGACATCTTCGGCGACACCAACCCGCTCACCAAGGGCACGATCACCGCGTTCCCCATGGAGAACTGGTACGTCAACGTGCTGCGCGACTCCATCCCCGCCGGGCTGAAGCTGGCGGCCACGCAGATCACCGACCGCTCCGGCAACCCGGTCAGCACGCTGGGGGGCTCCACCTGGGCCATCCCGAAGGGCGCCAAGAACCCGACGGCCGCGTGCGCCTGGATGAAGACGATGACGTCGACCGAGACGTGGATGAAGGCCGCCGACGCGCGGATCGCCAAGGTGCAGAAGGACAAGAGCTTCTTCACCGGCCTGTTCACCGCGAACACCAAGGCGGACGAGCAGATCCGTGCCAAGTACCTCAAGGCCGCGCCCGACCCGGGCTTCGACCAGGCCATCAAGGAGTTCTACGCGACGCTGGACAAGGCGAGCGCGCTCAACCCGTCTCCGGCGGGCGCCGAGATCGACGCCGCGTGGAAGAGCGCGGTGGCCCGCGCCCTCGGCGGCCAGCCCGCCCAGCAGGCCCTGGGCCAGGCCCAGAAGGAGGCGCAGGCGGCCTTCGACAAGGCCAGCCGTGGCTGA
- a CDS encoding sugar ABC transporter permease codes for MAELVTPRPPLEEPAPGPSASSRKGPARARSPRGRGTVQGRETRAALAFISPWILGFLVFTAGPMLVSLVLSFTDYSLVGQTHSVGVDNYRQLWEDPRVRQSLANTFVYAALFVPIGTVVALGLAMLLAGVGRASGFFRTAFYLPEMTPAVAAAALFLLLLNGQTGLVNTVLGWFGIDGPNWTTDPAWLKPSLAVVSLWSMGGTIVIYLAALKNVPRQLHEAAMLDGAGPIRRFFNVTLPMISGAVFFTVITNTIAALQMFDQAYTMFYGPQQKATASDASLVYMVYLFQNAFQFFKMGFASAMAWLLFVIIMLITVVQLRVGNRVVYYEGDTR; via the coding sequence GTGGCTGAGCTGGTCACGCCGCGACCCCCGCTCGAGGAGCCCGCGCCGGGTCCTTCCGCCTCATCGCGGAAGGGCCCGGCGCGGGCGCGCTCCCCGCGCGGCCGCGGCACGGTGCAGGGCCGTGAGACGCGCGCAGCGCTGGCGTTCATCTCGCCCTGGATCCTCGGCTTCCTCGTCTTCACCGCGGGTCCGATGCTGGTCAGCCTGGTGCTGTCCTTCACCGACTACTCGCTCGTGGGCCAGACCCACTCGGTCGGCGTCGACAACTACCGCCAGCTCTGGGAAGACCCCCGCGTCCGCCAGTCGCTGGCCAACACCTTCGTGTATGCCGCGCTGTTCGTGCCGATCGGCACGGTCGTGGCGCTCGGGCTGGCCATGCTGCTGGCCGGGGTGGGCCGCGCCAGCGGCTTCTTCCGGACCGCGTTCTACCTGCCGGAGATGACCCCGGCAGTTGCCGCGGCGGCGCTGTTCCTGTTGCTGCTCAACGGCCAGACGGGCTTGGTCAACACGGTGCTCGGGTGGTTCGGCATCGACGGGCCCAACTGGACGACCGACCCGGCGTGGCTCAAGCCGTCGCTCGCGGTGGTCAGCCTGTGGTCGATGGGCGGCACCATAGTCATCTACCTGGCCGCGCTGAAGAACGTGCCGCGCCAGCTGCACGAGGCGGCCATGCTCGACGGCGCCGGGCCGATCCGCCGGTTCTTCAACGTGACGCTGCCGATGATCTCGGGTGCGGTGTTCTTCACCGTCATCACGAACACCATCGCGGCGCTGCAGATGTTCGACCAGGCGTACACGATGTTCTACGGCCCGCAGCAGAAGGCGACGGCCTCCGACGCCTCGCTCGTCTACATGGTCTACCTGTTCCAGAACGCGTTCCAGTTCTTCAAGATGGGCTTCGCGTCGGCCATGGCGTGGCTGCTGTTCGTCATCATCATGCTGATCACCGTCGTGCAGCTGCGGGTCGGCAACAGGGTCGTCTACTACGAAGGGGACACCCGGTGA
- a CDS encoding carbohydrate ABC transporter permease: MTTRVHPLLRAAYVVLLLAATACFVYPLVWLVSASLKPKSEVFDNRLVPRHVQWSNFVQVWDAGPVLRWLSNSVVVGVMAATTVTLSSALVAFGFAYFRFRGRGLLFGLVLSTMMLPGAVTMIPVYLIWNKLGFVDTQVPLWGQNLFGTAFYIFLLRQFFLGVPRELFEAARVDGCSYFGLFRRIALPLCRPALVIVFVFELKASWSDLMRPLIYLQTPDYFTMPRGLKQIVDAYALSGEYHWEIAMAATLIATVPMIVVFAFAQRYILDGLATSARQG; encoded by the coding sequence GTGACCACGCGCGTCCATCCACTGCTGCGGGCGGCATACGTCGTCCTGCTGCTGGCCGCCACGGCCTGCTTCGTCTACCCCCTGGTGTGGCTCGTCAGCGCGTCGCTGAAGCCGAAGTCGGAGGTGTTCGACAACCGGCTCGTCCCGCGGCACGTTCAGTGGTCGAACTTCGTCCAGGTGTGGGACGCCGGCCCGGTCCTGCGGTGGCTGTCGAACTCCGTGGTCGTGGGAGTCATGGCTGCGACGACGGTGACGCTGTCGAGCGCGCTGGTCGCGTTCGGGTTCGCCTACTTCAGGTTCCGCGGGCGCGGGCTGCTCTTCGGGCTCGTGCTCTCGACCATGATGCTGCCCGGCGCGGTGACGATGATCCCGGTGTACCTCATCTGGAACAAGCTCGGCTTCGTCGACACCCAGGTGCCGCTGTGGGGCCAGAACCTGTTCGGGACCGCGTTCTACATCTTCCTGCTGCGGCAGTTCTTCCTGGGCGTCCCGCGCGAGCTGTTCGAGGCCGCGCGCGTCGACGGCTGCTCGTACTTCGGCCTGTTCCGCCGGATCGCCCTGCCGCTGTGCCGCCCCGCGCTCGTCATCGTCTTCGTCTTCGAGCTCAAGGCGAGCTGGTCGGACCTCATGCGACCGCTCATCTACCTGCAGACGCCGGACTACTTCACGATGCCACGCGGCCTGAAGCAGATCGTCGACGCGTACGCCCTGAGCGGCGAGTACCACTGGGAGATCGCCATGGCCGCGACGCTCATCGCGACCGTCCCGATGATCGTGGTGTTCGCGTTCGCCCAGCGGTACATCCTCGACGGCCTCGCCACGTCGGCGAGGCAGGGCTAG
- a CDS encoding cytochrome P450, which translates to MEDAAVRVFGRTVLEWAGVRLDTREADRVARRLAAVVDGFAVPGPAHLRARWDRAHTDSWAGGIVRDVRWGRVRADPGSILELVAHWTEPSGDLLPEAVAGVELQNLLRPTVAVSRFAAFAALALAQHADWAARLRTEARDRSLGSAVPGEPPTGGPPAGPEAVAFAHEVRRLTPFVPLLAGLTRREVVHRGHVLPAGTRLLLDVVGTNRDARYWQAPLAFDPARFLPEAGGWERDALVPQGGGVVATGHRCPGEDVTLGLVAVTAVLLSTRRWRLPRQDLRVSHHRMPTRPASGVRLVPADDVRAG; encoded by the coding sequence GTGGAGGACGCCGCGGTCCGCGTCTTCGGACGCACCGTGCTGGAGTGGGCGGGGGTCCGCCTGGACACGCGAGAGGCCGATCGGGTCGCGCGACGGCTGGCCGCCGTCGTCGACGGCTTCGCGGTGCCCGGGCCGGCGCACCTGCGTGCCCGGTGGGACCGCGCCCACACCGACTCGTGGGCCGGCGGGATCGTCCGGGACGTGCGGTGGGGTCGGGTGCGGGCGGACCCCGGCAGCATCCTCGAGCTCGTCGCCCACTGGACCGAACCCTCGGGCGACCTCCTGCCCGAGGCGGTCGCCGGTGTGGAGCTGCAGAACCTCCTGCGGCCGACGGTGGCGGTCTCGCGCTTCGCCGCGTTCGCCGCTCTGGCCCTGGCGCAGCACGCGGACTGGGCCGCCCGGCTACGCACCGAGGCCCGCGACAGGTCGCTGGGCTCGGCGGTCCCCGGGGAGCCACCCACCGGGGGTCCGCCGGCCGGCCCCGAGGCGGTCGCCTTCGCCCACGAGGTGCGCCGGCTGACGCCCTTCGTGCCGTTGCTGGCCGGGCTCACGCGCCGGGAGGTCGTGCACCGCGGGCACGTGCTGCCTGCGGGGACACGGCTGCTGCTCGACGTCGTCGGGACCAACCGCGACGCCCGGTACTGGCAGGCACCACTGGCGTTCGACCCGGCTCGGTTCCTGCCCGAGGCAGGCGGCTGGGAGCGCGACGCCCTCGTGCCGCAGGGCGGCGGCGTGGTGGCCACGGGCCACCGGTGCCCCGGCGAGGACGTCACGCTCGGCCTGGTCGCGGTGACCGCCGTGCTCCTCTCCACACGGCGGTGGCGGCTGCCCCGGCAGGACCTCCGCGTGTCGCACCACCGCATGCCGACCCGACCGGCCAGCGGCGTCAGGCTCGTCCCTGCGGACGACGTCCGCGCCGGGTGA